A single window of Pectobacterium parmentieri DNA harbors:
- a CDS encoding ABC transporter ATP-binding protein, whose protein sequence is MSKIELTGAHDALLHVQDLRVTFKTQDGDVTAVNDLNFTLNAGETLGIVGESGSGKSQTAFALMGLLARNGRIGGSARFRGKEILNLPENQLNKLRAEEISMIFQDPMTSLNPYMRVGEQLMEVLMLHKRLSKSEAFEESVKMLDAVKMPEARKRMKMYPHEFSGGMRQRVMIAMALLCRPKLLIADEPTTALDVTVQAQIMTLLNDLKREFNTAIIMITHDLGVVAGICDKVLVMYAGRTMEYGVARDVFYHPSHPYSVGLLNAVPRLDAEDEVLATIPGNPPNLLRLPKGCPFQPRCPYSMDVCHSTPALESFGDGRLRACFRAIEEVV, encoded by the coding sequence ATGAGCAAAATTGAGTTAACGGGCGCGCACGACGCGCTGCTACATGTTCAGGATCTACGGGTAACGTTCAAGACGCAAGATGGGGACGTGACGGCGGTTAACGACTTGAATTTCACACTCAATGCTGGTGAAACACTGGGGATTGTCGGTGAATCAGGTTCGGGTAAATCGCAGACGGCGTTCGCGTTGATGGGATTGCTGGCCCGCAATGGTCGTATTGGCGGTTCGGCGCGTTTTCGTGGCAAAGAGATCCTCAATTTACCGGAAAACCAACTGAATAAGCTGCGTGCTGAAGAAATCAGTATGATTTTCCAGGACCCGATGACTTCACTGAACCCTTACATGCGCGTCGGTGAGCAACTGATGGAAGTACTGATGTTGCACAAACGCCTGAGCAAAAGTGAAGCGTTTGAAGAGTCGGTCAAAATGCTGGATGCAGTCAAAATGCCGGAAGCGCGTAAGCGTATGAAGATGTATCCGCATGAATTTTCTGGTGGGATGCGCCAGCGCGTGATGATTGCGATGGCGCTGTTGTGCCGACCGAAACTGTTGATTGCCGATGAACCGACAACGGCATTGGATGTGACGGTTCAGGCGCAGATTATGACGCTGTTGAACGATCTGAAGCGCGAGTTTAATACCGCCATCATCATGATCACGCATGATCTGGGTGTGGTTGCCGGTATTTGTGACAAAGTGCTGGTGATGTACGCGGGGCGCACCATGGAATATGGCGTCGCACGCGATGTCTTTTATCATCCGAGCCACCCATATTCTGTTGGTCTGCTCAACGCTGTGCCGCGTCTGGATGCGGAAGATGAGGTGCTGGCGACCATTCCAGGTAATCCGCCTAACTTATTACGCTTGCCGAAAGGGTGCCCGTTCCAACCACGCTGCCCGTATTCAATGGATGTCTGCCACAGCACACCGGCATTGGAATCTTTTGGTGATGGCCGCTTGCGCGCCTGCTTTAGAGCGATTGAGGAGGTGGTATGA
- the oppF gene encoding murein tripeptide/oligopeptide ABC transporter ATP binding protein OppF: MNNADEKKVLLEVDDLKVHFDVRDDKQWFWQPPKKLKAVDGVTLRLYEGETLGVVGESGCGKSTLARAIIGLVKATDGRVTWLGKDLLGMSADQWREARSDIQMIFQDPLASLNPRMNIGEIIAEPLKVYHPELDRQAVKDRVKAMMLKVGLLPSLINRYPHEFSGGQCQRIGIARALILEPKLIICDEPVSALDVSIQAQVVNLLRQLQREMRLSLIFIAHDLSVVKHISDRVLVMYLGHAVELGTYDQVYQNPQHPYTRALMSAVPIPDPDQERNKKIQLLEGDLPSPINPPSGCVFCTRCPVVGPECSKTRPLLEGSFTHAVSCLKVDPQALLPETEAQ, from the coding sequence ATGAACAACGCGGACGAAAAAAAGGTGTTATTAGAAGTGGACGATCTGAAAGTTCACTTTGATGTCAGAGATGATAAGCAGTGGTTCTGGCAGCCGCCTAAAAAACTGAAAGCGGTCGATGGCGTAACGCTGCGCTTATATGAAGGTGAAACGCTGGGCGTGGTAGGGGAATCTGGCTGCGGTAAGTCTACGCTGGCGCGTGCCATTATCGGGCTGGTAAAAGCGACTGACGGACGCGTCACCTGGCTGGGGAAAGACCTGCTGGGCATGAGTGCCGATCAGTGGCGTGAAGCACGTAGCGATATTCAGATGATATTTCAGGACCCGTTGGCGTCGCTGAATCCGCGTATGAACATTGGCGAAATTATTGCCGAACCGTTGAAAGTGTATCATCCAGAGCTTGATCGGCAGGCGGTAAAAGATCGTGTGAAAGCGATGATGCTGAAGGTCGGGCTGCTGCCTAGCCTGATTAACCGTTATCCACATGAATTCTCTGGTGGGCAGTGCCAGCGTATTGGTATCGCCCGCGCGCTGATTCTGGAGCCGAAGCTGATTATCTGTGATGAACCGGTTTCAGCGCTGGACGTATCGATTCAGGCACAGGTGGTTAACCTGCTGCGTCAGTTACAGCGCGAAATGCGCCTGTCGCTGATTTTCATCGCTCATGACTTATCGGTAGTAAAACACATTTCCGACCGCGTATTAGTGATGTATCTGGGCCATGCGGTAGAGCTGGGCACCTACGATCAGGTCTATCAAAACCCGCAGCACCCGTATACCCGTGCGCTGATGTCCGCGGTACCGATTCCCGATCCCGATCAGGAACGTAACAAGAAGATACAGCTACTGGAAGGGGACTTGCCTTCACCGATCAATCCGCCATCCGGTTGCGTATTCTGCACCCGTTGTCCGGTTGTTGGCCCTGAGTGCTCGAAAACCCGTCCATTACTGGAAGGGAGTTTTACGCACGCAGTCTCATGCCTGAAGGTCGATCCGCAGGCGCTGTTACCGGAAACGGAAGCGCAGTAA